A genomic region of Miscanthus floridulus cultivar M001 chromosome 3, ASM1932011v1, whole genome shotgun sequence contains the following coding sequences:
- the LOC136546288 gene encoding 50 kDa gamma-zein-like, whose product MKEVLVVLAFMALVLSAACTQTGGCSCGQQQSHEQQQHHPQKQQHQPPPPPKQQHHQQPQHQQQKVHIQQKQHHQQEVHVHQQQEVHVKQQPQHQQPHLCEGQQQHHQQSQGHGQQQGQSHKKQHQQQYQGHEKPQQPHQQQCQGYVQQQPSQHQQCQQGKEQPQQQCQCHCEEQPLQQPKQCQKGCEQQQTTWCSSSYCSDSTNLKNCHEFLRQQCNPLVMPFLQSRLVQPSNCQVLRQQCCQELRQIKPQYLHQAIYSMVQSIIQQRQQQQQQQQPQQQQPCELCGAQLATQSEVAILMVAQYLPSMCGLYHSCYQNNPGSNNDACGVHN is encoded by the coding sequence ATGAAGGAGGTGCTTGTGGTTCTTGCTTTCATGGCTCTTGTATTGAGCGCTGCCTGCACACAAACAGGCGGTTGTAGCTGTGGTCAACAACAAAGCCATGAGCAGCAACAACACCATCCACAAAAACAGCAacatcaaccaccaccaccaccaaaacaGCAACATCATCAGCAACCGCAACACCAACAACAAAAAGTTCACATACAACAGAAACAACATCACCAACAAGAAGTTCATGTTCATCAGCAACAAGAAGTCCATGTGAAACAACAACCACAACACCAACAACCGCATCTATGTGAAGGCCAGCAACAGCATCACCAACAATCACAAGGCCATGGACAACAACAAGGACAGAGCCATAAGaaacaacatcaacaacaataccaGGGTCATGAGAAGCCACAACAACCACACCAGCAACAATGTCAGGGTTATGTGCAGCAGCAGCCATCGCAACATCAACAATGTCAGCAGGGCAAAGAGCAACCACAACAGCAATGTCAATGCCATTGCGAGGAGCAGCCATTGCAACAACCAAAACAATGCCAAAAAGGGTGTGAGCAGCAACAGACTACATGGTGTAGTTCTAGCTACTGTAGCGATAGCACAAATCTAAAAAATTGCCATGAATTCCTAAGGCAACAGTGCAACCCTTTGGTAATGCCTTTTCTCCAATCACGTTTGGTACAACCGAGCAACTGCCAGGTTTTGCGACAACAATGTTGTCAAGAGCTTAGGCAGATCAAGCCACAATACCTTCACCAAGCGATCTATAGCATGGTTCAATCCATAATCCAGCAgcgacaacagcagcagcagcaacaacaaccacaacaacaacaaccatgCGAGTTATGTGGAGCTCAACTAGCTACTCAAAGTGAGGTAGCAATATTGATGGTAGCACAGTACCTACCATCAATGTGTGGCTTGTACCACTCATGCTACCAAAACAATCCAGGTAGCAACAATGATGCTTGTGGTGTTCACAATTGA